From one Lactiplantibacillus paraplantarum genomic stretch:
- a CDS encoding DMT family transporter produces MMRAWIQLVIAIGVEIAGTSLLKLSAGFKYPLIGIVGMLLYGLAIFSFSRALSKIPLSVGYAIWAGVGTAATGLIGIWAFGEILTGLKTLGFMAIITGVILLNMPAKATKTATATPRLARWRTRFNR; encoded by the coding sequence ATGATGCGTGCATGGATTCAATTAGTTATTGCGATTGGCGTTGAAATTGCGGGGACCAGCTTGTTGAAGTTATCAGCTGGATTTAAGTACCCCTTGATTGGGATTGTGGGCATGTTACTATACGGCCTGGCGATTTTTAGTTTTTCACGGGCATTGAGTAAGATTCCACTGAGTGTTGGTTATGCAATCTGGGCCGGGGTCGGCACAGCTGCGACCGGCTTGATTGGAATTTGGGCGTTTGGCGAAATCTTGACGGGTTTGAAGACGCTGGGATTCATGGCCATTATTACGGGTGTGATTCTATTGAACATGCCTGCTAAGGCGACTAAAACGGCTACTGCGACGCCGCGCTTGGCACGGTGGCGGACCCGGTTTAACCGGTAA
- a CDS encoding bifunctional folylpolyglutamate synthase/dihydrofolate synthase — protein MDAAAIEQRYQDLLSQLNQAMLANNHQRVPLLRRIMAHLGHPDHYYHVIHIAGTNGKGSTGAMLASILWAQGYQVGRFSSPAINDAREQLQCNGTWISPAEFIDTYDEILPVLQNMGLDANDVSIFEWFFLISVVWFRNQDVQWAVIEAGLGGLYDATNALASPQLTVFTKIALDHTAILGPTITAIAQNKSKIIKPHTTVVTLNDQYSEALAVLQTEALNQGVRLVTAKHAQLTVTEQTLTQTVVDAHSQLFDWTQLTVGLSGTYQLQNLRLVLTVVAVLQQQQVNLTNGAIRRGLQHVNLPGRLTVLQEQPLIIADGAHNPDGITALVTSIKQLLADRQLIWVVGVLQDKAYPKMLAKILPAAEILITNTPANPERALSATKLAQTATNLLTPAFMAATNLAQLPTILTATTITDALAQAKQQATANSAIIVTGSFYVIRELQQAGWPGLGQ, from the coding sequence GTGGACGCAGCGGCAATTGAACAACGATATCAAGACTTATTGTCCCAGCTGAACCAGGCAATGCTTGCTAATAATCATCAGCGCGTTCCGTTACTACGGCGAATCATGGCCCATCTTGGTCACCCCGACCATTACTATCACGTCATTCATATTGCGGGAACTAATGGTAAGGGGTCTACGGGAGCCATGTTGGCTAGTATTTTGTGGGCGCAAGGCTACCAAGTTGGGCGCTTTAGTAGCCCCGCGATTAATGATGCACGTGAACAACTGCAATGTAATGGAACTTGGATTAGCCCGGCAGAATTTATTGATACGTATGATGAGATTTTACCAGTATTGCAAAATATGGGACTGGATGCTAATGACGTGTCTATTTTTGAATGGTTTTTTCTCATTAGTGTCGTTTGGTTTCGCAATCAAGACGTGCAATGGGCGGTCATAGAAGCCGGCTTGGGCGGCTTGTACGATGCGACTAACGCTTTAGCTAGTCCCCAACTAACGGTGTTTACTAAGATTGCCCTCGATCACACCGCCATTCTTGGGCCCACGATTACTGCGATTGCGCAGAACAAGTCTAAGATCATTAAACCCCACACAACGGTTGTCACGTTGAATGACCAATACTCAGAAGCCCTGGCCGTCTTACAGACCGAAGCGCTCAATCAAGGTGTCCGGCTAGTGACCGCTAAACACGCGCAACTGACGGTGACTGAGCAAACGCTCACGCAGACGGTCGTTGATGCCCATAGTCAGCTCTTTGATTGGACTCAGTTAACGGTCGGGCTGAGCGGTACCTATCAGTTACAAAATTTGCGACTGGTTCTGACAGTGGTTGCGGTGTTGCAACAGCAACAAGTTAACTTGACAAACGGTGCGATTCGTCGTGGGCTGCAACATGTCAACTTACCGGGCCGACTGACCGTGTTGCAGGAACAGCCATTAATTATTGCCGATGGTGCGCATAATCCGGATGGTATAACAGCGCTAGTCACCAGTATTAAACAATTGCTAGCTGATCGTCAGTTGATTTGGGTCGTAGGGGTCTTGCAAGATAAAGCCTATCCTAAAATGCTTGCTAAAATATTACCAGCAGCTGAGATCCTCATTACGAATACTCCGGCGAATCCCGAGCGAGCGTTATCTGCTACTAAGTTGGCGCAAACGGCCACGAACTTGTTGACACCAGCATTTATGGCGGCGACCAATTTGGCGCAACTACCAACTATTCTGACGGCCACAACGATTACGGACGCACTGGCCCAAGCAAAGCAACAAGCGACAGCTAATAGCGCAATTATTGTGACAGGGTCATTTTACGTTATTCGTGAGTTACAACAGGCTGGCTGGCCGGGGTTGGGCCAATGA
- the folE gene encoding GTP cyclohydrolase I FolE — MIDEKNQAKIEHAVREILSAVGEDPDRPGLVETPARVARMYAEVFATKTAAPFDNYKLFKVENPTEMVLLKDIPFYSMCEHHLLPFFGTVQVAYVPQHEQVIGLSKIPRLIDYCSQQPNVQERLTVSIATELQRILDPAGIAVSITARHMCMEMRGVSKPGVHTESSYYSGQFKTDLDLKREFLQRIAK; from the coding sequence ATGATTGATGAGAAGAACCAAGCAAAGATTGAACACGCGGTACGCGAAATTTTAAGTGCGGTCGGTGAAGATCCTGACCGACCAGGATTGGTCGAAACACCAGCACGAGTTGCACGGATGTATGCGGAAGTCTTTGCGACTAAGACCGCCGCACCATTTGACAATTATAAGCTGTTCAAGGTTGAGAATCCGACCGAAATGGTGTTACTTAAAGATATTCCGTTCTATTCAATGTGTGAGCATCATCTGTTGCCGTTCTTTGGAACGGTTCAAGTTGCTTATGTGCCACAACATGAACAGGTCATTGGGTTAAGCAAAATTCCCCGGTTGATCGATTATTGCAGTCAACAGCCCAATGTTCAGGAACGCTTGACAGTTTCGATTGCGACGGAATTACAACGGATTCTTGATCCGGCTGGAATTGCAGTCTCAATCACGGCCCGGCATATGTGCATGGAGATGCGGGGTGTCAGCAAACCGGGTGTGCATACGGAAAGTAGCTATTATAGTGGCCAATTCAAGACGGATTTAGACTTGAAACGAGAATTTTTACAACGAATTGCAAAGTAG
- the folK gene encoding 2-amino-4-hydroxy-6-hydroxymethyldihydropteridine diphosphokinase translates to MVSSEERVYLSVGSNIHPRVQNIQQALSRLRAVNGVNVIAESHWYETQPWGNRDQANFYNVSVALTTSLTPDELLDELHTIEQAGHRQRLIHWGPRTIDLDIIFWGDQQINTPVLTIPHAQAAKRNFVLLPTAEIARADPLVGPQVAQLIAANQDQSWIKKVRNVSELDD, encoded by the coding sequence ATGGTAAGTAGTGAAGAACGAGTTTATTTGAGTGTTGGGTCCAATATTCATCCCCGCGTCCAAAATATTCAGCAGGCCCTTAGTCGATTACGGGCGGTCAATGGCGTCAACGTGATTGCTGAATCTCATTGGTATGAGACACAGCCATGGGGTAATCGTGATCAAGCGAACTTTTACAATGTCTCGGTGGCCTTGACAACTAGCTTAACCCCGGACGAACTATTGGATGAATTACATACAATTGAGCAAGCTGGTCACCGCCAGCGCTTGATTCATTGGGGACCGCGCACAATTGATTTAGATATTATTTTCTGGGGTGATCAGCAAATCAACACACCAGTGCTGACGATTCCGCATGCGCAGGCGGCTAAGCGTAACTTTGTGTTACTGCCAACCGCTGAAATTGCGAGAGCGGATCCACTGGTAGGGCCCCAAGTGGCCCAATTGATTGCGGCCAATCAGGATCAGAGTTGGATTAAAAAAGTAAGAAATGTGAGTGAGTTAGATGATTGA
- the folB gene encoding dihydroneopterin aldolase encodes MGMIRINNLRFHTFNGVLPEERRNGQQLGLDIAIKYPIETKVQHDDVHETINYAVVRNVVDDFVTTHSYKLIESLANHLLQALLTSFPTVDAINIKIRKYSVPMPGIFDNVEIEVEGTPDGK; translated from the coding sequence ATGGGCATGATTCGAATTAATAACTTACGGTTTCACACGTTTAACGGGGTACTCCCGGAAGAACGTCGTAACGGTCAACAACTAGGGCTAGATATTGCCATTAAATATCCTATCGAAACAAAGGTTCAACATGATGACGTCCATGAGACGATTAATTATGCGGTCGTGCGCAACGTGGTCGATGACTTTGTAACGACTCATTCATACAAGTTGATTGAATCGCTAGCAAATCACTTATTACAAGCATTACTAACGAGTTTTCCAACGGTGGATGCGATCAATATTAAGATTCGTAAATACAGTGTTCCCATGCCCGGAATTTTTGATAATGTGGAAATTGAGGTGGAGGGGACGCCGGATGGTAAGTAG
- the folP gene encoding dihydropteroate synthase translates to MLVQDVTSSLAQATDFASQALNAQVQRQQQLVLRFSDYNREQQLRLTQLCQQLDGVVQASPEQLTVLLNQAAGRQLAHQWSLVFTDQAIVQIQLTQIMKQYDVFWQAGEHRFNLTKKPMIYGIMNITPDSFFDGGQYKTKDDVLNHVDEMLQAGADVIEVNGQTTRPGFTEVTPEVELERTLPYIRAIKERFPEAVLAVDTYKYDVMQAVLEAGVSIINDVNAFTDDPRKLKLLADSHVGLLTMHSSREQEYTDLTSSMRDFFEQNLATLTSHGIDIERIALDQGIGYSQVAHGEQDYVMMRNIDEFNYLRRPMMVAISRKGYLGLLLGLKKEDRLPMTLVTEAAMMLKGGRIIRVHDVAETKQLITLLGRIENGYWLSNND, encoded by the coding sequence ATGTTAGTACAAGATGTCACCAGTTCATTAGCACAAGCAACGGATTTTGCGAGTCAGGCGTTGAATGCCCAAGTTCAGCGACAACAACAATTAGTTTTGCGTTTTAGTGATTATAATCGGGAGCAGCAACTCCGATTAACCCAACTCTGTCAGCAATTAGATGGGGTTGTTCAGGCTAGTCCTGAACAGTTAACAGTTTTATTGAATCAGGCGGCCGGCCGCCAGCTGGCTCACCAGTGGTCGCTGGTCTTTACGGATCAAGCAATCGTTCAAATTCAATTGACTCAAATTATGAAACAATATGATGTTTTCTGGCAGGCCGGTGAGCATCGTTTTAACCTCACGAAAAAGCCGATGATTTATGGCATCATGAATATCACACCCGACTCCTTTTTTGATGGTGGTCAGTACAAGACTAAGGATGATGTGCTCAACCACGTGGATGAGATGTTACAGGCGGGTGCCGATGTGATTGAGGTGAACGGACAAACGACGCGGCCTGGTTTTACTGAAGTCACACCAGAAGTCGAATTAGAGCGGACATTGCCATATATTCGGGCAATCAAGGAACGATTCCCAGAAGCAGTGTTAGCAGTCGACACTTATAAGTACGATGTCATGCAAGCCGTCTTGGAAGCGGGTGTCAGCATTATTAATGATGTGAATGCCTTTACGGATGATCCCCGGAAGCTCAAGCTGTTGGCTGACAGTCATGTTGGTTTGCTAACAATGCATAGTAGTCGTGAGCAGGAGTATACTGATTTGACGAGCAGTATGCGGGACTTTTTTGAGCAGAATCTGGCAACGCTCACAAGCCATGGAATTGATATTGAACGGATTGCTTTGGATCAAGGGATTGGCTATTCACAAGTTGCACATGGTGAGCAGGATTACGTGATGATGCGAAATATTGACGAGTTTAATTATTTGCGACGCCCAATGATGGTAGCTATTTCGCGGAAAGGCTACTTAGGTTTGTTGCTAGGATTGAAGAAGGAAGATCGGTTACCGATGACGTTGGTGACCGAAGCGGCAATGATGCTTAAGGGTGGCCGAATCATTCGGGTCCATGATGTGGCTGAAACCAAACAATTGATCACGCTGTTAGGGCGGATTGAGAATGGCTATTGGTTATCTAATAATGATTAG
- a CDS encoding DMT family transporter, translating to MAYGLLFGGIFMEVLGSFFLKRANGFRNLIPTIMVLVGYFSSLVLVTLAMQRLPLGVTYAMWAGLGTFATVILAVVVYRERLSLSRLSGLIAIVVGAILLNI from the coding sequence ATGGCATACGGGTTATTATTTGGTGGCATTTTCATGGAAGTTTTAGGGAGCTTTTTCTTAAAGCGCGCAAACGGTTTTCGGAACTTAATACCAACGATAATGGTGTTGGTTGGGTATTTTAGTTCGTTAGTCCTTGTAACGCTTGCAATGCAACGCCTGCCGTTAGGGGTGACGTATGCCATGTGGGCTGGACTGGGCACGTTTGCAACCGTTATTTTAGCGGTCGTCGTTTACCGCGAACGGCTCAGTCTTTCACGGTTGAGTGGCTTAATTGCAATCGTGGTCGGGGCGATTTTACTAAACATTTAA
- a CDS encoding ABC transporter substrate-binding protein/permease: MKFLGHWGLFSIILLFGCLTYGRPVHADTDASLAHVQAKGTLVMGTSPNYPPYEFQINKHGKSQIVGMDIEIGKQIAKDLGVKLVVKKLSFDSLLPALTTGKVDIILSGMSPTPARRKSVNFTNIYYTEGESILLNKTEHNKYPTKSAFNGQKVAAETGTLQYNLIKQQMPNAKLIGMSSAANLILALKTHKVAAVVKGTASATAYAKNDPNLVAVNGHFKTSSAQAGNAIALPKGAQSLTAAINQSLAKIKHQHLIQRQYLKTAGKYLKVNTADTSMWHYRHYFLRGLEYTLLIALIGIIGGSILGLCLALLRFNRLLPLRWFATAYVEFVRGTPLMVQIMFVYFGIGMLVDVSALTAGIIAIVLNSAAYLSEIIRGGIQAVDVGQSEAAASLGLSKNANMRYVVLPQAVKIIWPALGNQFINLIKDTSMVSIIGITELIYQVGIVQADTYRGVAPIGIAMIIYFIICWLLTRLLHYYEQHLNYE; this comes from the coding sequence ATGAAATTTTTAGGGCATTGGGGATTATTTAGTATTATATTATTATTCGGGTGTTTAACATACGGACGTCCCGTCCATGCGGATACCGATGCATCTCTAGCCCACGTTCAAGCCAAGGGCACCCTAGTTATGGGCACTTCACCTAACTATCCACCCTACGAATTTCAAATTAATAAACACGGCAAGTCCCAAATTGTCGGAATGGATATTGAAATTGGCAAACAAATTGCCAAGGATCTCGGTGTGAAGCTTGTGGTTAAGAAATTATCATTCGATTCATTACTACCTGCCTTAACAACCGGCAAGGTCGACATCATTTTATCAGGGATGAGTCCGACCCCCGCCAGACGTAAAAGCGTTAATTTTACCAACATCTATTACACAGAAGGCGAATCTATCTTACTTAATAAAACTGAACACAACAAATATCCAACAAAATCGGCATTCAATGGTCAAAAAGTTGCCGCTGAAACGGGCACATTGCAGTACAACTTAATCAAACAACAGATGCCGAATGCCAAACTAATTGGTATGAGTAGTGCAGCTAATCTGATTCTTGCGCTTAAGACTCACAAAGTTGCTGCTGTCGTCAAAGGAACAGCATCCGCCACGGCCTATGCTAAAAACGATCCTAATTTGGTTGCCGTTAATGGCCATTTTAAGACTAGTAGTGCCCAGGCCGGCAATGCGATTGCACTTCCGAAGGGCGCTCAAAGTTTGACCGCCGCAATCAATCAGTCCTTGGCAAAAATTAAACACCAGCACCTCATTCAACGGCAATACCTGAAAACTGCCGGTAAATACTTAAAAGTCAACACAGCAGACACTTCAATGTGGCACTACCGACACTATTTTCTCCGAGGATTGGAATATACGCTACTGATTGCACTAATCGGAATTATTGGCGGCAGTATTCTTGGATTGTGCTTGGCACTATTGCGCTTTAATCGCTTGCTCCCTCTACGCTGGTTTGCAACAGCCTACGTAGAATTTGTCCGTGGTACCCCACTCATGGTCCAAATTATGTTTGTCTACTTTGGGATCGGAATGCTGGTCGATGTTTCAGCACTCACTGCTGGGATAATTGCAATTGTCTTAAACAGCGCTGCCTATCTAAGTGAAATTATTCGGGGTGGCATTCAGGCCGTTGATGTTGGTCAATCTGAAGCCGCTGCGAGCTTAGGACTTTCAAAAAATGCTAATATGCGGTATGTCGTTTTACCACAAGCCGTAAAAATTATTTGGCCCGCGCTCGGTAATCAGTTTATCAACTTAATCAAGGACACTTCAATGGTTTCAATCATTGGGATCACCGAATTAATCTATCAAGTCGGGATTGTACAAGCAGACACTTACCGCGGCGTAGCTCCCATTGGTATTGCCATGATTATCTATTTCATTATTTGTTGGCTACTAACACGTTTGTTACATTATTATGAACAACACCTTAATTACGAATAA
- a CDS encoding non-canonical purine NTP pyrophosphatase, which produces MMNTWLIASNNEGKSRDLIACLDYYGLTARQYLSRYPRLTFPTETTTSYSDNAVAKARFGAQQLGVPVIADDSGLEIPALPDLLGVTTARDLGVAVGGSDRNQAILAALRDVPSAQRRAVMRATLAAAWPDGRIVVVQAAVAGYIAQSQIGRYSGGFDHIFWLSRYGKTLAELPTTWRIPLTHRGQAALKLITKL; this is translated from the coding sequence ATGATGAATACTTGGTTGATTGCCTCTAATAATGAGGGGAAAAGTCGCGATTTGATTGCCTGTTTAGATTACTACGGCTTAACCGCTCGCCAGTACTTATCCAGGTATCCCCGCCTAACCTTTCCGACTGAAACGACGACTAGTTACAGTGACAATGCCGTGGCTAAGGCCCGTTTTGGCGCGCAACAACTAGGTGTGCCGGTCATTGCGGATGACAGTGGCTTAGAAATCCCGGCATTACCAGATTTATTAGGGGTAACAACGGCACGGGACTTAGGCGTGGCAGTCGGCGGTTCTGATCGTAATCAAGCGATTTTAGCGGCGCTACGCGATGTTCCTAGTGCTCAGCGGCGTGCCGTGATGCGTGCAACGTTAGCGGCTGCTTGGCCAGATGGTCGGATCGTGGTCGTACAAGCGGCCGTCGCTGGTTATATCGCGCAATCCCAAATTGGTCGCTATTCTGGCGGATTCGATCACATCTTTTGGTTATCACGCTATGGCAAGACCCTGGCCGAATTACCAACAACGTGGCGTATCCCACTGACGCACCGGGGACAAGCCGCCTTAAAATTAATCACAAAACTTTAA
- a CDS encoding DNA-3-methyladenine glycosylase I — MAIGYLIMISPDDFNDITANGVVDYDAYFGTPTHDDHVLFELLVVGILQVGLGWRVAASQLPVLRQHMAGLRVDAVAAMDEPDFERLMITPKVMHNGRKLRAIIQDARAIQQLQAEYGSFSNYLWAFVDATPVIMPAPDDELPTRSPLGARVAKDLHRHGFTFVGPVVTHMFLLAAGLIKLN, encoded by the coding sequence ATGGCTATTGGTTATCTAATAATGATTAGCCCAGATGATTTTAACGATATTACGGCTAACGGGGTCGTAGATTATGATGCTTACTTTGGTACGCCTACGCATGATGACCACGTCTTATTTGAATTATTAGTGGTCGGTATCTTGCAAGTCGGCTTGGGCTGGCGAGTCGCCGCCAGTCAGTTACCAGTGTTGCGACAACACATGGCGGGATTACGTGTGGATGCTGTCGCTGCCATGGATGAGCCGGATTTTGAACGGTTGATGATTACGCCCAAAGTGATGCACAATGGGCGTAAGTTACGTGCAATTATTCAGGATGCGCGTGCCATTCAACAGTTACAGGCCGAGTATGGTAGCTTTAGTAACTACCTGTGGGCGTTTGTCGATGCGACGCCGGTCATTATGCCGGCCCCCGATGATGAATTACCGACGCGCTCGCCCCTCGGTGCCCGGGTTGCGAAGGATTTACATCGGCATGGTTTTACCTTTGTCGGTCCAGTCGTCACCCACATGTTTTTGTTGGCGGCGGGATTGATTAAACTGAATTAG
- a CDS encoding cation diffusion facilitator family transporter has translation MAHSHQIQQQTSAFKIGVALNTAFIVLEAGYGFASGSLALVADAGHNLSDVLGLLISWLAIWLGQKSANDKYTYGYKSSSILAALFNAVFLLVAIGAISVEAIQRLSNPGPVAEWDVIIVAAVGVVINGFTALLFMKGQKHDLNIKGAFLHMAADAGVSVGVVIAGFVILKTGWFWLDPVVSLIIAVVILIGTWGLLRDAMNYSLEAVPNNVDRQAIADYLTSQPTVNQIHDLHIWGMSTTETAMTVHLCRSTLADNNAFLEQLNKDLSARFPLTHITIQIELGKVDYETTDSSI, from the coding sequence ATGGCACACAGCCATCAAATACAACAACAGACCAGTGCCTTCAAGATTGGCGTCGCGTTAAATACCGCCTTCATTGTTTTAGAAGCCGGCTACGGTTTTGCGAGCGGCTCATTGGCCTTGGTCGCCGATGCGGGACATAATCTCAGTGACGTCCTCGGTTTACTGATCTCCTGGCTGGCAATCTGGCTTGGACAAAAAAGCGCCAACGACAAGTACACATATGGGTACAAAAGCTCATCAATCTTGGCCGCCCTCTTCAATGCCGTCTTTTTGTTAGTCGCCATTGGGGCCATTTCAGTCGAAGCCATCCAACGCCTCAGTAATCCCGGCCCCGTTGCAGAATGGGACGTCATCATCGTCGCCGCTGTCGGAGTTGTTATTAACGGTTTTACTGCATTGCTCTTTATGAAGGGGCAAAAACACGATCTTAATATTAAGGGCGCGTTTCTCCACATGGCCGCCGACGCCGGGGTTTCAGTCGGTGTGGTGATTGCCGGCTTCGTTATTTTGAAGACTGGCTGGTTCTGGCTTGATCCTGTCGTTTCCCTGATTATTGCGGTTGTCATCTTAATCGGTACTTGGGGCTTATTACGAGATGCGATGAATTATTCACTGGAAGCTGTACCGAACAATGTTGACCGCCAAGCAATTGCTGACTACTTGACTAGCCAACCCACGGTCAACCAGATTCACGATTTGCACATTTGGGGTATGAGCACTACTGAAACGGCCATGACCGTCCATCTCTGTCGCTCAACATTAGCTGACAATAATGCTTTTTTGGAGCAATTGAATAAGGACCTGAGTGCCCGATTCCCGTTGACTCACATCACGATTCAGATTGAACTTGGTAAGGTGGACTATGAGACGACAGATAGTTCGATTTAG
- the trhA gene encoding PAQR family membrane homeostasis protein TrhA → MAQSARQYQITNEVLNSVTHGIGIILSIVAFVFLMLKAYADGQPLEWAAFIIYGCSLFVLYTCSTLFHGLYFTRAREVFRIFDHSGVYVLIAGTYTPYSLLAIKGWLGWTILLTIWTLAIAGITVNAVWPGRLKKVETVIYVLMGWMCLAGGRQLWDHLGVTGFWLLVAGGVAFTLGALLYSFPRIKYLHVIWHLFVMVGTTLMFFSIYLYI, encoded by the coding sequence ATGGCACAGTCGGCACGACAATATCAAATAACAAATGAAGTCCTCAACTCAGTGACACATGGGATTGGGATTATTTTAAGTATCGTTGCATTTGTCTTCTTGATGCTCAAGGCATATGCGGATGGTCAGCCTCTAGAATGGGCGGCGTTTATTATTTATGGCTGCTCACTATTTGTATTGTATACGTGTTCGACGTTATTCCACGGGTTATATTTTACGCGCGCCCGCGAAGTTTTTCGCATCTTCGATCACAGTGGTGTGTACGTACTGATTGCCGGAACCTACACACCGTATAGTTTACTGGCGATCAAAGGTTGGTTGGGCTGGACGATCTTGTTAACGATTTGGACTTTGGCGATTGCTGGGATTACGGTTAATGCCGTGTGGCCGGGACGCCTGAAAAAGGTCGAAACAGTCATTTATGTGCTGATGGGGTGGATGTGTTTGGCCGGTGGTCGGCAGTTATGGGACCATTTAGGCGTCACGGGCTTTTGGTTATTAGTTGCTGGGGGCGTCGCCTTTACCTTGGGCGCCTTACTATATAGTTTCCCACGGATTAAATATTTGCACGTTATTTGGCATCTATTCGTGATGGTGGGGACGACGTTGATGTTTTTCTCAATTTATTTATATATTTAA
- a CDS encoding ArsR/SmtB family transcription factor produces MENEMDHEMIVERLAELMPPTAELNRITAIFKALGDPTRARIIYALAVSKLSVGELATGLALTQSNVSHQLTVLKQLKLVVGTRSGRNVHYQLADKHIISIFQQVAAHAEEADN; encoded by the coding sequence ATGGAAAATGAAATGGACCATGAAATGATCGTCGAACGGTTGGCCGAGCTGATGCCACCGACTGCTGAGCTCAATCGGATCACCGCGATTTTTAAGGCGTTGGGTGATCCAACCCGCGCCAGAATCATCTACGCACTGGCCGTATCTAAGCTGAGTGTGGGTGAATTGGCGACAGGATTAGCCCTGACGCAGTCGAATGTGTCTCATCAGTTAACGGTCCTCAAACAATTAAAATTAGTTGTGGGGACGCGTAGTGGCCGTAACGTGCACTACCAGTTGGCCGATAAACATATCATTAGTATTTTTCAGCAGGTCGCAGCTCACGCTGAAGAAGCCGATAATTAG
- a CDS encoding vitamin B12 independent methionine synthase, which yields MTTTTTTLTAPFRFDVVGSLLRPTSLKKAHEQLAAGEITRDQEIEIQHAEIKRVVAEQVKLGLKAVTDGEFSRSWWHLDFLWGLNGVDKYDYHQSYKFKGDHTRTDNAELIGKVAYNPDHPFFAAFEYLQSIVPAGVLAKQTIPSPTMLFRDNRSDNWTKFYDSWDAYLDDLAQAYHDTIQHFYDLGCRYIQLDDTTWAFLISKLNDPEADHATYTKWATDAVKVINAALADLPDDLTVTTHICRGNFKSTYLFSGSYDVVAPYLGQLNYDGLFLEYDNERAGGFEVLDQIWNHDDHKRIVLGLVTSKFPELEKTAVIKERIQAATTKVPLSNLALSTQCGFASTEEGNQLTEAQQWAKLALVIGTAKEVWPES from the coding sequence AGGCTCACGAACAATTAGCCGCTGGCGAAATTACGCGTGACCAAGAAATTGAAATCCAGCATGCTGAAATCAAACGGGTCGTCGCTGAACAAGTTAAACTTGGGCTCAAGGCCGTGACCGATGGCGAATTTTCACGCAGCTGGTGGCACTTAGACTTTCTCTGGGGATTAAATGGCGTTGATAAATACGATTATCACCAAAGCTATAAATTCAAGGGCGACCACACTCGGACAGATAACGCTGAACTTATTGGCAAAGTCGCGTATAATCCCGACCACCCGTTCTTTGCTGCCTTTGAATACTTACAATCAATCGTGCCCGCCGGTGTACTCGCTAAACAAACAATCCCATCACCAACCATGTTATTCCGCGATAATCGGAGTGACAATTGGACCAAATTCTATGATAGCTGGGACGCTTATTTAGATGATCTCGCCCAAGCATACCACGACACGATTCAACATTTTTACGACCTTGGCTGTCGCTACATTCAGTTAGATGATACGACGTGGGCCTTCTTGATCAGCAAACTTAATGACCCTGAAGCTGACCACGCGACCTATACTAAGTGGGCGACCGATGCCGTCAAAGTGATCAACGCAGCCTTAGCTGACCTACCGGACGACTTGACCGTCACGACCCACATCTGCCGGGGTAACTTTAAGTCCACGTACCTCTTCTCGGGCAGTTACGACGTGGTCGCACCCTACCTTGGCCAGCTTAACTATGATGGGCTGTTCTTAGAATATGATAACGAACGGGCGGGTGGCTTCGAAGTCTTAGACCAGATTTGGAATCACGATGATCACAAACGAATCGTTCTTGGCCTGGTCACTTCTAAGTTTCCAGAACTTGAAAAAACCGCTGTGATCAAGGAACGAATTCAAGCTGCAACCACTAAGGTCCCGTTGTCTAACCTCGCGCTATCGACCCAATGTGGCTTTGCCTCAACTGAAGAAGGCAATCAGTTGACTGAAGCCCAACAGTGGGCCAAGCTGGCACTAGTCATTGGTACGGCTAAGGAAGTCTGGCCAGAATCCTAA